Proteins co-encoded in one Marinifilum sp. JC120 genomic window:
- a CDS encoding DNA alkylation repair protein, producing the protein MKILLPTIRKTLQDLADPERAPGMKKYMKSEMDFYGIPAPLRRKPCIQIFKEFEPWDFGKWQKAVLELWRGAEYREERYAALELIDWKPCLKFHTWEALPMVEEMITTGAWWDYCDNLTSPLGNILRAEPERMKSLMLEWSTDEHMWKRRSSILCQLRFKENLDFDFLKQCIEPNIDSKEFFLRKAIGWSLRDYAWTHPQIVKDYIEANAERLSGLSKREALKNMHKLL; encoded by the coding sequence ATGAAAATCCTCCTCCCCACCATCCGCAAAACCCTGCAAGACCTAGCTGATCCTGAACGCGCACCGGGCATGAAGAAATATATGAAATCCGAAATGGATTTCTACGGCATCCCCGCACCCCTGCGCCGGAAACCTTGTATTCAGATTTTCAAAGAATTTGAACCGTGGGATTTTGGTAAGTGGCAGAAAGCAGTGCTTGAGCTTTGGCGTGGGGCTGAATATCGCGAAGAACGATACGCCGCTCTGGAGTTGATCGACTGGAAACCTTGCCTTAAATTTCATACTTGGGAAGCGTTGCCCATGGTGGAAGAAATGATCACCACCGGAGCATGGTGGGATTATTGTGACAACTTGACCAGTCCGCTTGGAAATATTCTGCGTGCTGAACCGGAGCGCATGAAATCTTTAATGCTTGAATGGTCCACAGATGAGCACATGTGGAAACGGCGTTCATCTATTCTTTGCCAGCTTCGTTTTAAAGAAAATTTAGATTTTGATTTCCTGAAGCAATGCATTGAGCCGAATATTGATTCCAAGGAATTCTTTCTACGCAAAGCCATCGGTTGGTCATTACGAGATTATGCATGGACTCATCCGCAGATCGTGAAAGATTATATTGAAGCAAATGCGGAACGTCTTTCCGGGCTTAGCAAACGAGAGGCTTTGAAGAATATGCATAAGCTTTTGTAA